The genomic segment CCCTCGCCGCAGGCGCCTGCGCCCACGGGACCTGGCACCTGGCGTGCTCCCTGCGGGCACGGCGGGAGCGGGCGGCGCGGCTCGCGGCCCTGCGGCTCACGCTCGCCCAGATCGACGCCCTTGACGACCAGCAACTCGAGCGCGCCCTGCGGGGGCTGCTCATCCGGGACGGCCGGCAGGCGGTCCGGGCTGCTCGGACCGGCCGCTCAGTTTGTGGCAGCTCGTGGCCATCCCGACCGATGAGCCGTTCGGCAACCAGTCATGGTGACCGTTCACCGAACGGCGGGCCCTCACGCCCGGAGAGCCGGAACGGACCGACCGTCCACGGAACCCGAGGCTTGACGCTTCATGTCACACCTGGCCCCTACAGTCCTCCCATGACACGACCGACTCCCCCCAGTGTGCCCGCCGACGACACACAGGACGACAACACTGCAGTGCGAACAGGGCAGTTGAGGGTGCTTCTGGAGACCGCGAGTCCCGCCGAGGCGGGCGAGGCGGTCAGGGAACTCATGCTGCTGGCAGGGTCCGGCGGCGGCGACGCGGCGCTGGATCTGGCCGTGCGGTACAGCAGAGTGTCCGACTGCTCCACCGAGGAACTGCTCCGGTTGTGGGCGATGGCCGACGGAGACCCGTTCGGTTTCTGCGAAAACCTGGAGGCCCCGGCGTACCGCGCGCGCAAGGCCGTCAGGAAACTTGTCGCCCTGTCCGCGCCGGGTGACGGTGGACATGCCCTGAAACTGGCCGCCCGGTTCACCCCCCTGGACCCGTACGCGTCCAAGTTCCTCGTCCGTCTGTGGAGGACGGACCCTGATCCGGACGGTTTCGCCGAGCACCTGCTCGCTCCGGCGTTCCGTCAGGAGGGCAGGACGGAACTGTGGCTGCCGTACGCCTCGTCCCTGCGCGGTCTGCGGCATCTCACGATGCTCGAGAAGCTCGACTTCTACCAGTGTGACGGGCTCACCGACCTCACCGAGGTCGGTGAACTCACCAGTCTCACGGACCTTGATCTGGGTGGCTGCACGAGCGTGGCGGACCTCACCCCGATCGGTCGTCTTTCCCGGCTCACCCGCCTCGATCTCAGCGGGTGCGGCGCCGTCGAGGACTTCGGGCCCCTGCTGAACCTCAGCAGTCTGCGTCAACTGAGGCTGAGCCGGACCAAGGTGCGCTCCCTTCGTATGTTCGGTGGGGCACTCGCCGCTCTGGAATCCCTGGATCTCCGCTCCTGCAGGTCTCTCACGGACCTGGACGGACTCGCCGAACTGCCGAATCTCGCCCGTCTCCAGCTGAGCGGCGACCAGCTTGCCGACCTCTCGCCGTTCGCGGCTCTTCCCCGACTTCAGTCCCTCGAACTCGACAGCTGCAACGAGCTGACGACGCTCGAAGGGCTGGGCGGCCACCCGCGGCTGGCGAAGCTCAGGATCTACGGCAGTCCGGTACTGCGCACCACGGAGGGTCTGGGCGAGTTGCCGGCGTTGCGGGAGTTGACTCTCGTCAGTTGCTCCGTGCTGGCCGACCTCAGGGGTCTCGGCCGCCTGCCCGCGCTGCGCACGCTGATGATCAACGGCTCCGCCGTCCGCGGCCTCGGTGATCTGTCCGGATCTCCGCTGTCCACACTGACCCTGCTGTACATGGAGGCTCTGGAATCGCTCAGTGCCCTGCAGGACTGCTCCGGCCTGCGTGAACTGACCCTCCGTTCCCTGAAGTACTGCCCCTTGGCCGAGGACATACCTGTGGAACGGCTCAGCTCACTCACCGTGGCCGGCCCGCGCTGGGCCGCGTTGAAGGACATCACCCTGTTGACCGCTTCGCCCCGCCTCGCAGAACTCGACCTGCGCCACTGCCGGTCGCTGACGGACCTCCGGCCTTTGCTGGACATGCCGGCGCTGTCACACGTCCACCTGGCCGAACAGATCGCGACATCGCCCTCGGAGGCACCCGATCCGGTGGTGACCGGACTCAGGGCACGAGGCGTGACCGTCACGCTGCACCGCTGACCGTCCACGATCCGCCGCTCACCCGGCGTGATTCCCCCTGTCGAACCGACCTGGCCGCAAGGAGACCTCCCGTGCCCCCCGAAACGCTGGACATACTGAGTGAGTTCCGTGAGAGGGCTCTCGCAGTGGGCATCCCCCCGGACGACATCGCACGGTGGACGGACCTCGCCCGACCCTGCGCCGTTCTGGGCACCATGGGGGACGGGCCGGTGGTGGGCCGGCTCGGCGGGCCCCTCATGCTTCCCGCGGACACCCCCGACCCGTGGTGCAAGCTCGCCGCCACCATCGACCTCTCCGCGCTGCCCGCAGGAGTGACCGACCTCGGCCTGCCCACCGACGGCCACCTCCTGCTGTTCGCCGACCCCGACCCCGACCGGATCGGGAGTGGAAACCTGGGCAGTGCACTCCACATTCCCGCCGGCACACCCGTCGAGGAACGCCCTGTGGATTTCGACCCGGAATGGAAGAACTACCCGTACGAAACAGATCTCCCGGAAGGGCTGCTCCGCCTGAGTACCGACGTCTCTCTGCCGTACTACACCTCGGTCTACGCTCCCGGGCAGCCCCTGCACTGCGAGGCTCACCCGGAACACCCCCACGCAGACGAACTGATCGACGTATGGACGGAGATGCCGGGCGAGGGCATCGGCCGCGGGCTTCAGCTGGGTGGATACGCCGAGGACGAGTACTGGGCGGAGGACCCCAGCGTGGCGGCCGGGCGGGAAGCGGCACGAGCGGTGGCCCGGTGCGAACTGCCCGCGCCCGATACGGAGGTGCGTCCCGAGGACTGGGTGTGCCTCGCCCAGTGGGTGCACGGGCTCGACGGTTTGGAGATGGCCCTCTACTCCTGGTCGATCTCCCGGCCGGACCTGGTCGCGGGACGCTTCGACCGGGTCTACGCCACCATGACCTGGAACCCGTAACACCCACAGGAGGTAACAGTAGACCGGGGGTCAGATGAACCGCAGGTCACGAGCGCTGCTCCCCGCGCACGCGGATGGCATCCGCTCTCCCGCGAGCGGCTCGGGTGACGCCTGCCCCCCGGTGCCGCCGCCGAGCAGGGCGGTCTCAGAGGGGTGACTGCGGGCCGGGGCCGCCGAGCGGGCCCCGGCCCGACAGCACCTCGCCGTAGGCCTGCATCAGGTCGGGCAGCCGCAGGGTGGCCAGGTCCTCGCGGGTCGGGGTGCCGGCGTAGCCCGCGAGCCGCAGATCGCGGTAGGCGCAGCTCTTCTCGTACAGGGTGCGCAGGAAGCGGCCGTTGCCGAGCTCGTCGATCCAGCCCTGGTCGACCACGTGGCCGCAGATGCTGCGCAGTTCCTCGACGGCCTCCTCGTCCCAGCCGTCGCCGTTCTCGGCCGCCAGCACCTCGCCGATCCTCGTCAGCTCCAGCGGCCGGTAGCTGGGGAAGTCCACGCGGGTGGTGAAGCGGGAGCCGAGGCCGGGGTTGGCGGCGAGCAGCCGGTCCATGCCCTCGGGGTAGCCGGCGAGGATGACGACGAGGCGGTCGCGGTTGTCCTCGGCGCGTTTGAGGAGTACCTGCAGGGCCTCGTCGCCGTAGGCGTCGCCCTTGCTGTAGGCGGAGTTGGAGAGGCTGTACGCCTCGTCGACGAAGAGCACGCCGCCGAGCGCGGAGTCGATCAGCTCATTGGCCTTGACGGCGGTCTGGCCGAGGAACTCGCCGACCATGTCGGCGCGCTGGGCCTCGACCAGGTGGTCGCCGCCGAGCAGGCCGAGCGCGTAGAACACCCGGCCGAGGATGCGGGCGACCGTGGTCTTGCCGGTGCCGGAGGGGCCGGAGAAGACGAAGTGCCGCTTGGGCGGCTGGACCGGCAGCCCTTCGCCGGCGCGCAGCCGCGCCATGTGAAGCTGTGCGGAGAGCGCCCGCACCTGGCGCTTCACCGGCTCCAGCCCGACCATCCGTTCGAGCTCGTCCAGCGCCTGGGCCAGCAGCACCGGGTCCGGCGGCCCGTCCGGCAGGGGCGAGGCGGGGCGGGGCTGGACCGGCAGCACCGCCTTCTCGCGGATGCCGTCGGCGTCGACGGGGGCCAGGCCGGGCAGCGGGCCGTCCGGGTCGCTCGCCGGGTCTTGGCCGGCCGGGGGCGCCGCGGCCGGGGCTGCGGGCGGGAAGTCGCGGCCGGGGTCGGCGGGCGGGTCGGAGCCGTAGCCCTCGGGGTCGGCCATGGCGTCCAGCAGGTCCTGGCCGCCGGTGCCCGCGAGGGAGACGGCCGCCAGATCAGCCGCCTCCAGGCCGTCGCCGTCGGATATCGCGGCGAGCCGGGCGGCGGTGTCCATGAACGCCGGGTCCACCCGGTGCACGGCCCGGTAGAGGGGGAGCGCGGCGGCGCTGCGGCCGGTGCCCTCGCGGGCGCGGGCCAGCCAGTAGCGCAGCTCCTTGCGCTGCGGCTGCTCGCTGCGGCAGCGCATCAGGGCGGCCGAGAGCAGCGGCTCGGCCTGCCCGTACATCTCCAGCCGGACCCGGGCCATGCCGCCGAAGAGACCGGCCTCGATGCCGAGCAGCGGATCGTCGAGCAGGGGACCGGTGTGCCGGATGAGCAGCTCCCAGTCCTTGACGAGATAGGCGCGGCAGGCGTGCAGGAAGCGCACCTGCGGGTCCGCGTCGACGGGTGGGCAGCCCGCCAGGGCGCGGTCCAGTTCGGGGACGTGGCGGCCGTCGAGCCAGTGGGAGGCGTGCGCCAGCAGCAGATCGCGGGGGCTCTCCAGCACGGGCTGGACCCACCAGCCCAGCCAGTACCAGGAGTTGAGCTTGCGCCGGTGCCGGGCGCGCTGTTCGCCGAAGCGGTCGCGGTGGCGGTACATCCGCAGCAGGGCCGTCGCCGGGTCGACGCGCAGGGCGTGCAGCCCGAGCCAGGCGTCGGCCATCCCCGGGTCCCTCCGCACGGCGGCCCGGAACTCGTCCTCCGCCTGCGCGTAGGCGCCCATGGTGTACGCGTCGAGGGCGCGCAGCCAGGCGAGATCGGCCGGTGAGTCGTCCCGGTCCGGGATGCCGAAGTCCATCGCGTCCCCCACAAACTGCCCCCGTGGTGGCGGCCGGCGGACGCCGGGCCGCAGCCTTTCAACCACCGCGCTGCGGGAGGGACTTGCGGCTCCTCCCGCTGGGCATCGTACCCGCGGCGGCAGGGCGCGCCGAAGGGCGCCGCGCAGGTGAGGGGCGGTATCGGCCCTTCACGGGAGCGCCGCGGGGGAGGGGGCGCACGATCACCGAGTGTGATCGTCGACGGCGGATTCCTGTCCGGAATGCGGCTTTCGAGAGGTGTCGGGACAGAACGAAGCCCCCGATCACGGGGGAACAACCGGGGGCTTCGCGTCTGGGCGCGGCCCCGAAGGGGCGCACACTGAGAACGTAAGACCTGTCCGGCCGCCAGGTCAAGCCGAGTTCGCGGACTTCCGGCCGTCCCGCGACGGCTCCACCGGGGCCGGACTGCGCAGCGAGTGGATTTGGTCACTGTGTGTGAGATCGGAAGGGGGTCATTCCGGTCCCGGAAGCCTCATGAACCACACGAACCCCTCCGATCCCTGACGCACCAGAAGATCGGCATGGGGGCGCGTGGGGTCGTATCCGAAGTGTTCCTGCTCCGACCGGGTCCAGCCGTCCCAGAACGCGGACAGCTCCGGGCCGTCGCGCCGCCGCCCCCGCTCCCAGGCCGTGTCGCGGGGCGTCTCCAGCCAGATCAGCAGCGCCAGATACGGCCGCAGGGCCCGCCGCCCGGCACCGACCCCCTCCACCAGGACCACCGGCGCGGCCGGCAGCTCGCGCTCCGCGGCGAAGCGCCGCAGACGCCAGTCGTAGACCCGGTGGCGGGCCGTCCCGCCGCGGCCGAACGGGACCAGCACCTCGCGGACGAGCCGGTCCGTCCAGCCGAACGGCTCGTCATGGGTGGCGAGATCGTCCAGATGCAGCACCGGCGCCCCGCCCAGGGCGGCGGCCAGCCGTCCGGCGAAGGTGCTCTTGCCCGACCCGGCGTGGCCGTCGACGGCCACCAGCCGGACGGGGCCGCAGGACGGCGGCAGGCCGCGCAGCCACCGGGCGAGGGCGGCGAGGTCCGAGTGCTCGGCGGAGTCCACCCCGCCACGGTACGGCTCCCGTCGGGCCGGGTTCCGTCCGGCCGCGCGTCCGCCGGTCCGCCCGCGGTCTGCCCCCGCGCCCGTCCGCCCGCGCGTCCGCCTGCCCGGATCCGGACGGGTACCTTTCCGGCGGAGTGACTCCACCCGTGACTGAAGTCGCGGGCTTCCTGTGGCGGTGGCTAGGCACCGTCGCAGAGGACCAGCCCGGCCCTGTGATTGACATTCAGCGCGCCGACGTGGTCGGCGTTCGCGACCAGGCCGCAGTTGACGCAGGCGAACTTTGCCTGGGTGACGCGGTTCTCCTTGGCCACGTGCCCGCATCCACCGATGCTGGGCGGGCAGGTGCGGGACGTGTTGCGGGCGTCCACCGGGATCACACGGCGACCGGCGCTTTCAGCCTTGTCCGCCAGGATCCTCAGGAACTGCCCCCAACCCGCATCCAAAATCCTGCGGTTCAGCCCGGCTTTCGCCGCCGCGCCGTTGGCCAGGAACACGCCGGGCTGCTCGGGGTCGGGCCTGGGTGCGGGCGCCTTGGTCATGCCCGCGGTGTTCAGCCGCTCGACCCCGATCGCATCGTGCTTACGGACCAGGGCAAGGGCCTGCTTGTGGTGGTGGTCCAGACGCCGCCGCCGGGTCTTGGCGTGCAGCTTGGCGACCGTGCGGGCCGCGGCACGATGCTTCTTCGTACGACGCCGGGTGCGCTGGGGGAAGGTCGCCAGGTGGTGCTGCGCTGCGGCCAGCTCCTCTGCCGCCTGGTCGAGGAACCCGGGGTTGGCGACGTGGTGGCCGTCGGAGTCGGTGAGGAAGTGGACCGTGCCCAGGTCGATACCCACCCGGCTGCCGGTGGGCGGCAGTGGCTCGGCGGGCACTTCGTCGCAGGCGAGGATGACGTACCAGCGGCGGCCCTCCCGCTTGACACTGACCGTCTTCACCCGGCCCTTCACCGGCCGGTGCCGGTGAACGCGGACGTGCCCGACGCCCTGCAGCCGCACGCGGGTACGCGTGTCGTGGGGGGTGGAGTCCCACCGGCAGCCGTCCCCGTCCTTGGGAAAGGTGACGGTGTCGAAATGCCCGACCCCCTTGAACCGCGGGTACCCGGGCGTGCCGCCGGTCTTCACCCGCCGGAAGAACGCCTGGAAGGCCCGGTCCAGGCGGCGCAGGGTCGCCTGCTGGCTGGAGAAGGACCACCGGCCCTGACGCTCCGGATCGAACGCCCGGATCTCCCTCAACTGCGCCGACTGATCCCCGTACCGGACCGAGGTTCTGGAGCTGTGCCGGTAGGCGTCACGACGCTCTTGAAGTGCCCCGTTGTACAGGGAGCAGTGATCCCGCACCATCTCCACCAGCGCCCGCTCCTGACGGACCGTGGGACGCAGAAGAAACCGATACGCCCGCCTCACACCCACCCCACCTCCCCGCAGTTTCCCCTGACCAACGCCGGTGTGCTCACGCTACCGGCCCCTACTGACAACGCAGCGTGCTCCGCCGCTGCGCGGCTCCGGCCCAAGGATTCGATTCCCCCGCCGGCTGAAGCCGATGGTCCCCTCGAAAGAGGGTCTGATGGCGAAACACCGGCCGCGCTGCGGAACGTAGCTGTAGGGTGACGCTCGATGTCCGACATGTGCTCGTGGAACCTCCTCCTTAGGTGCCGCGACGAGGGCCGCCCGGGCCGACCTCCTCGTCGCGGTGTCGGTCCTGTGCCGTAGGAGTCGGCCGCCCTGACGCAGAGTCGAGAGAGAGCCTCCCGATGCACAGCCGTGTCCAGCACGCCTCCGACCGGTACCCGGTCTTCCCCGAACAGCAGCCCTCCGGCATGCCCGCGGGGCGCTACACCCCCTTCGCCCCCATCGACCTCCCCGACCGCGGCTGGCCCTCCCGCGTGGTCACCAAGGCGCCCCAGTGGTGCGCGGTCGACCTGCGCGACGGCAACCAGGCGCTGATCGACCCGATGGGCGCCGAGCGCAAGCTGCGCATGTTCGAACTCCTGGTCTCCATGGGCTACAAGGAGATCGAGGTCGGCTTCCCGTCCGCCAGCCAGACCGACTTCGACTTCCTCCGGAAGATCATCGAGGAGGACCGCGTACCGGACGACGTGGCGATCCAGGTGCTGGTGCCGGCCCGGACGGAACTCATCGAGCGCACCTTCGAGGCGGTGCGGGGCTCGCACCACGCCATCATCCACCTCTACAACTCCACCTCCACCCTCCAGCGCCGGGTCGTCTTCGGCATGGAGCGGAGCGAGATCACCGCGCTCGCCGTGCGGGGCGCCCGCACCTGTGCCGATCTCGCCGAGCGGACGCCCGGCACGGGCATCAGCTTCCAGTACTCGCCCGAGTCGTACACCGGTACGGAGCTGGAGTTCGCCGCGGAGATCTGCAACGCGGTCACCGACGTCTGGCAGCCCGACCGGGACCGCAAGGCCATCGTCAACCTGCCGGCGACCGTCGAGATGGCGATGCCCAACGTCTACGCGGACTCCATCGAGTGGATGCACCGCAACCTCGACCGGCGTGACGCGCTCGTCCTGTCCGTGCACCCGCACAACGACCGCGGTACGGCGGTGGCCGCCGCGGAACTCGGCTACCTGGCGGGCGCGGACCGCGTCGAGGGCTGCCTCTTCGGCAACGGGGAGCGCACCGGCAACGTCTGCCTGGTGACGCTCGGGCTGAACCTCTTCAGCCAGGGCATCGACCCGATGATCGACTTCTCGCGGCTGGACGAGATCCGCCGCACCGTGGAGTTCTGCAACCAGCTCCCGGTCCACCTCCGCCATCCGTACGGCGGCGACATGGTGTACACCGCCTTCTCCGGGTCCCACCAGGACGCGATCAAGAAGGGGTTCGAGGCCCTGGAGCGGGAGGCGCGGGCAGCGGGCCGCCCGGTGTCCGAGCACACCTGGGGGGTGCCGTACCTGCCCATCGACCCCAAGGACGTCGGCCGCGACTACGAGGCCGTCATCAGGGTCAACTCCCAGTCGGGCAAGGGCGGGGTGGCCCACCTGATGAAGACCGAGCACCAGATGGAGCTGCCGCGCGGGCTGCAGATCGAGTTCTCCCGCGCCGTCCAGACGCGCACCGACGTCCAGGGCGGGGAGGTGACCCCCGGCGAACTGTGGGAGGTCTTCACCGAGGAGTACCTCCTGGACGAGGAGGGCGGCGCGTCCGCCGGACGCCGGCTGCGCCTGCTGTCCCACACGGTCAGCGACTCGGTCGACGGGAAGAGCAGCCTCACGGCACAGGTCCTCGACGGCGGCACCCCGGTGGACCTGGAGGGGGTGGGCAAGGGCCCGATCGACGCCTTCACCACGGCCCTCAGCGGGATCGGCGTCGACGTCCGGGTGCGCGACTACCAGGAGCACGCGATGTCCGAGGGACGTGACGCGCGGGCGGCCGCGTACGTCGAGTGCGCCGTCGACGGGCGGGCGCTGTGGGGCGTCGGTATCGACTCCAGCATCGTCGCCGCGTCCCTGAGGGCGCTGGTCTCCGCCGTCAACCGTTCCTTCCGGAGCTGACCCCGGGTCACCGGAAGCCGGCCCCGCCGGGTGGCGGGGCCGGCACCGCGGCGGTGGCGGGTGCGGTCAGGAGCGGCCCGCGGACCGGCTGCGCCGGAACAGGCCGTACCCGATGAGCAGGGACGCCGCCAGCACCACGGCGGTGTCCACGGCGAAGGCCAGCCGCACCCCGCTCAGCAGGGCGAGATCGGCGGCGGTGCCGGCTTCGCGCAGCGCGTGCACCCGGCTCGCGGACAGCGCGCCCAGGACCGGGATGCCGATGGTGATGCCGAGCTGCTGCGAACTGGTGATCAGCCCGGTGGCCAGCCCCTGCTCGTGGTCGGGGAGCCCCGAGGTCGCGTTGACGCCGTACGAGACCACGGCCGACATGTGTCCCATGCGGCCTGGAACGAGTCGGCGCGGCTCGCCCTCGGCATGACCGGGGCCGACCGCAACTGCCTGGTGGGCTTCTTCCGCGACCGAGCGTTCCGCAGCCGGGTGCGGGCGTGGGAGGAACTCGCGCCGACGGTGGTGGCGGCCCTCCGCGCCGCGGTGTCCGAGCGCCCCGGCGACGAGGGGTTCCGGGCGGTGATCCGCGAACTCACCCGGACCAGCCCGGAGTTCGCCGAGCTGTGGGCGCGGCAGGAGGTACGGGCCGCCGGCGTGCTGGTCAACGAGGTGGAGCATCCGGTGGTCGGCACGATGAGGTTCGAGGCGAGCCAGCTGCGGATGCCGGCCCGCCCCGATCTCACGGTCGTGCTCTACAACCCCGCGCCGCACACCGACACCGCGGACAAGGTGCGATGGCTGCTGGGCGCCCCCGCCGCACCGGCCGCCCGTTTCCCCGGAGCGGCGCGGAACTGAATCCGCCGCCGTGGCCTGCCGCTTTCCGTTGAGTGGAACGGGGGGCGACGGCTGATCATTGCGGCGTGACCGGCCGTGTGCCAGGGTTTTCGGTGCGCGCCCGGTACCGACCGAACCGGATCGCTTTCCCGGAGATCCGGATCGTATTCCTCTTTTTTCGGCCGTCCTGTGCGGTACCGGTGTGCTGTCGCGCGGTCTGCGTCTTTCCTGAGCGGGGGAAATCACGATGCACGATGTCGCCATGTTCACGCCCGGCCCGACGCATATTCCTCTGGCCATGAGAATGGCCTCGATATCCCGGCTGACACATCACCGCTCCCCGGAATTCACCAAACTCCACGACCGTATTCACAGCGGTCTGCAGAGCCTGTTCGCCACCGGCGGCCGGATCCTCATGCTGCCGGCCTCGGGGACCGGCGCGATGGAGGCCGTCGTGGCGAACACCGTGGAACCGGGCGACACCGTCCTGGTCCTGGCCGCGGGCAAGTACGGCCGCCGCTGGGCCGAGCTGTGCCGCACGTACCGGGCGGACGTACGGCTCCACGAAGTGCCCGACGGCGCCACCTTCGAGGCCGCCGCCGTGGAGCGCGCACTGCGCGAAGCCCGGCCGCGGCATCTCTTCCTGACGCACTGCGAGACCTCGACCGGAGCCGTCCACGACGTGCGGACCCTGGCCGCGCTGGGGCGCGAGTACGGGGCCACCGTCGTCGCGGACACCATGACCTCCATCGCCGTGGAGCCCTTCCACATGGACGACTGGGGGGTGGACTTCGCCGTCACGGCCTCGCACAAGGGTCTGATGAGCCCGCCCGGGGCCGCGTTCGTCGCGGTCGGCGACCAGGCGTGGGAACGCGTCCGGCCCGCACAGGGCTACTCCTACTGGAACTTCCACATCCTGCGCGCGAGTGCCCTGGAGAGCACCGTGCCCAACACCCCGCCGACCACGACCCTGTTCGCGGTCGCCGCCGCTCTCGACGCGATCGAGGCCGAGGGGCTCACGCAGGTCTGGGGACGGCACGCGCGCAGCGCCGCCGTGTGCCGTGCCGGGGTCGGCGCCCTGGGGCTGGAGCTGTTCCCCCGGTCGGTACCGTCGAACGCCTTGACCGCGGTACGTCTCCCGGAGCGGGTGCGGACGGACGGGCTGGTGGAGGAACTGCACCACCGCTTCGGCTTCCGCGTGGCCGGCGGGCAGGGGGGCCTCAAGGGCCGGATCGTCCGCGTCGGCCACATCGGCGCGGTGACCCCGCTCCAGCTGATGCCGGTGCTGACCGCCCTGGAGATGCTGCTTCTCGAACGCGGGCTCGACCGGCGCCCCGGCACGGCGTCCGCGGCGATGGCCGGCGAGCTGTGGGACGGGCTCGCGCCCGGCCGGGCCGCCTGACCCCCGCTCCGCCCCCGCCGCGCCCCGGCCGTCCGCCGGCGCGGGCCCCGGCCCCGCCACACCCGTACCGAGCCCTCCGCCGCCCCCGCCCGCGCCGGACGCCCGCCCGGCGCCGCACCTCATCCCTCCCGGAGACCCTGGAGACCTGGCCATGATCAGTACCGCGAACCACCGCTTCATCGGGGCGTACACCACGCTCCTCACCCCGTTCCAGCCCTCCGGCGCGCTGGACGAGGACGCGCTGCGCCGCCTCGTCGACTTCCAGATCGCCAACGGGGTCACCCGGCTCTGCCCCAACGGGGTGACCGGGGAAGCCGCCGCGCTCACCGACGAGGAGAAGCTGCGGATCACCGAGATCTGCGTCGAACAGGCCGCCGGCCGCGCGATGGTCATCCCCGACATCGGCACCGAGTGCCTGGCCCGCACCGTCGAACTGGCGCAACGGGCCGAGACCCTGGGCGCGGACGCCGTCCTCGCGTTCACCCCGTACCTCGACCCGCCCACCGAGCGCGGCCTGGTGGCCTACTTCCGGCAGGTGGCCGACTCCGTGGGCATCCCGCTGATGATGCACAACCTGCCGGGACGCACCACCGTCGACACCTCACCGGAGCAGGTCGCCGAACTGGCGGCCCACCCCAACATCGTCGGGATGAAGGAGGGCAACCAGGACATCGTGCGGATGCGCCGGGTCCTGCACCTGGTCCGCGACGCGGACTTCGTGGTCCTCTCGGGCAACGACTTCACGGCGCTGCCCACCCTGCTGCTCGGCGGCCACGGGCACATCTCCGTGGCGGCCAACGTCATGCCGCGGCAGAGCCGTTCGATCGTCGAGGCGGCGCTCGCCGACGATTTTGTGACGGCTCGCGATCTCTACCTCAAATTCGCCGAGTTCTACCGCGGAATCTATTTCGCGACGAACCCGATTGCGCTCAAGAAGGCTTTCTCGCTGGCGCACTTCGACGTCGGTGAGCCGCGGCTTCCGCTCACCCCGTTCCCCGAGGAGCGGACCGGCGAACTCGAAACGATCATGAAGAGCTGCGAACTCCTCTGAAGGCGAGCTGTGATGAACCCGATGATCGACGTGGATTCCCTGACGGAGTCGGTGTACGGCGGCGACGTCGTCCGCTCCCTGCTCTACGCGGCCTCCGAGCAACCCGGAACCCGCGTGGTCCGGGTCGCGATGGCCAGCGCCGAGCCCGGCCGCGGCGGCCAGCTCCACCACCACCCCCGGACGGACGAGACCTACTTCGTCATCTCCGGGAACGCGGAACTGGAACTCGACGGCGAAACCTACGCACTCGCGCCGTCCAGCTGCGTCCGCATCCCCCGGGGCACCAGGCACCGGATCACCAACAGCGGCACCGAGACCCTGCGCTACCTCGCCTTCCACACCGGGGACGCGGAGTTCGCCGGCGCGGTCGAGCACGTGAAGGCGGTCTAGCCGCCATGGACGTGGTCATCGTCGGCGCCGGCAAGGCCGGATCGCTGCACTACCGGGCCTACTCCCGGCTGGGCCGGTCCGGCGTGCTCGACCGCACCCGGATCCGGTTCGTCGACCCCCGGGAGCGGGCGGGCGCCGAACTGGCGGCGCTGCTGCGCGCCGACGGCCTCCCCGAGAACGTGGTGGCGGCCCGG from the Streptomyces xinghaiensis S187 genome contains:
- a CDS encoding leucine-rich repeat domain-containing protein, whose amino-acid sequence is MTRPTPPSVPADDTQDDNTAVRTGQLRVLLETASPAEAGEAVRELMLLAGSGGGDAALDLAVRYSRVSDCSTEELLRLWAMADGDPFGFCENLEAPAYRARKAVRKLVALSAPGDGGHALKLAARFTPLDPYASKFLVRLWRTDPDPDGFAEHLLAPAFRQEGRTELWLPYASSLRGLRHLTMLEKLDFYQCDGLTDLTEVGELTSLTDLDLGGCTSVADLTPIGRLSRLTRLDLSGCGAVEDFGPLLNLSSLRQLRLSRTKVRSLRMFGGALAALESLDLRSCRSLTDLDGLAELPNLARLQLSGDQLADLSPFAALPRLQSLELDSCNELTTLEGLGGHPRLAKLRIYGSPVLRTTEGLGELPALRELTLVSCSVLADLRGLGRLPALRTLMINGSAVRGLGDLSGSPLSTLTLLYMEALESLSALQDCSGLRELTLRSLKYCPLAEDIPVERLSSLTVAGPRWAALKDITLLTASPRLAELDLRHCRSLTDLRPLLDMPALSHVHLAEQIATSPSEAPDPVVTGLRARGVTVTLHR
- a CDS encoding AAA family ATPase — translated: MDFGIPDRDDSPADLAWLRALDAYTMGAYAQAEDEFRAAVRRDPGMADAWLGLHALRVDPATALLRMYRHRDRFGEQRARHRRKLNSWYWLGWWVQPVLESPRDLLLAHASHWLDGRHVPELDRALAGCPPVDADPQVRFLHACRAYLVKDWELLIRHTGPLLDDPLLGIEAGLFGGMARVRLEMYGQAEPLLSAALMRCRSEQPQRKELRYWLARAREGTGRSAAALPLYRAVHRVDPAFMDTAARLAAISDGDGLEAADLAAVSLAGTGGQDLLDAMADPEGYGSDPPADPGRDFPPAAPAAAPPAGQDPASDPDGPLPGLAPVDADGIREKAVLPVQPRPASPLPDGPPDPVLLAQALDELERMVGLEPVKRQVRALSAQLHMARLRAGEGLPVQPPKRHFVFSGPSGTGKTTVARILGRVFYALGLLGGDHLVEAQRADMVGEFLGQTAVKANELIDSALGGVLFVDEAYSLSNSAYSKGDAYGDEALQVLLKRAEDNRDRLVVILAGYPEGMDRLLAANPGLGSRFTTRVDFPSYRPLELTRIGEVLAAENGDGWDEEAVEELRSICGHVVDQGWIDELGNGRFLRTLYEKSCAYRDLRLAGYAGTPTREDLATLRLPDLMQAYGEVLSGRGPLGGPGPQSPL
- a CDS encoding DUF1963 domain-containing protein; amino-acid sequence: MPPETLDILSEFRERALAVGIPPDDIARWTDLARPCAVLGTMGDGPVVGRLGGPLMLPADTPDPWCKLAATIDLSALPAGVTDLGLPTDGHLLLFADPDPDRIGSGNLGSALHIPAGTPVEERPVDFDPEWKNYPYETDLPEGLLRLSTDVSLPYYTSVYAPGQPLHCEAHPEHPHADELIDVWTEMPGEGIGRGLQLGGYAEDEYWAEDPSVAAGREAARAVARCELPAPDTEVRPEDWVCLAQWVHGLDGLEMALYSWSISRPDLVAGRFDRVYATMTWNP
- a CDS encoding uridine kinase family protein gives rise to the protein MDSAEHSDLAALARWLRGLPPSCGPVRLVAVDGHAGSGKSTFAGRLAAALGGAPVLHLDDLATHDEPFGWTDRLVREVLVPFGRGGTARHRVYDWRLRRFAAERELPAAPVVLVEGVGAGRRALRPYLALLIWLETPRDTAWERGRRRDGPELSAFWDGWTRSEQEHFGYDPTRPHADLLVRQGSEGFVWFMRLPGPE
- a CDS encoding RNA-guided endonuclease InsQ/TnpB family protein, translated to MRRAYRFLLRPTVRQERALVEMVRDHCSLYNGALQERRDAYRHSSRTSVRYGDQSAQLREIRAFDPERQGRWSFSSQQATLRRLDRAFQAFFRRVKTGGTPGYPRFKGVGHFDTVTFPKDGDGCRWDSTPHDTRTRVRLQGVGHVRVHRHRPVKGRVKTVSVKREGRRWYVILACDEVPAEPLPPTGSRVGIDLGTVHFLTDSDGHHVANPGFLDQAAEELAAAQHHLATFPQRTRRRTKKHRAAARTVAKLHAKTRRRRLDHHHKQALALVRKHDAIGVERLNTAGMTKAPAPRPDPEQPGVFLANGAAAKAGLNRRILDAGWGQFLRILADKAESAGRRVIPVDARNTSRTCPPSIGGCGHVAKENRVTQAKFACVNCGLVANADHVGALNVNHRAGLVLCDGA